A window of Stenotrophomonas indicatrix genomic DNA:
TCGACGCTGGCACTCAGCAGATCCCAGAGGGCGTCGAGATTGTTCCCATAACCGCGCTCGACACCCAGTGCGAGCGCCAGCGTCTCGTGGAATGCCCGCTCGCTGTGGATGCGGTTGCCGTCCAGTTCGATGTCCATTGCGAGCTACTCCGTTGCCAGCGGCGAGTGGAAATTCAACCTGCATGCTATCCCAGCCGCATGCGCAGTCCTGAAGCGTAGCAGCGGACCTCGTTGACTTCGCCACCGCGCTGGCCTGACAGCCTCATCACGGTGGGAAAACGAGGATGGAGACACCTGTCTGCAACCGAGAACACCATGCCGGACACCGGCCACTTCGCCATCCATGCCTTCGAGGCCGCGTTCAATATTTCCGGCGACGTGGAGCGCATCATTTCGCTCACCGTGTCATGCCGTCATTGTGCGGAAATCACCTGCGCCCAGGATGCAAACCTGTTGCACCTGCCGGGCGGTACGCTGTTCCGTTGTGATGCCTGTGGCTGCCATCAGGCCATCAGCAATGCGCGCCTTTCGGACTGGCAACTGCCGCCCCTGCTGGGCGTATGAGGACGTACCATGCCGTTGACTGAAGAACAGTTCACCATCCTGCGCGCCATTGCCGATGCGCGCCCTGTAGGAAGCGATGCGGCGACGTGGGCCGTGAAGGAAGGCCTGGCCGTGCAGGCGGAAGATGCGGATATCGATCTGACCCCACACGGGCGCGACATGCTGGCCTCCCAACCGGCACGCTGACCGGGCAGCACTGGCATGCAGCATGCACATGCCGTGGTGAGCTCATCACGGCATTTGCGCGCTGGCGGTGCGACGAACACGCGGTGTAGATCCGCCTTGCTGCAGAGTTGCGCACGCCAGCTCCCAAAGCGCGACACAGCCCTCATGCACCGCCAGCTTTCCCCCACCTGCCACGATGCGATTGCCCTGCGGGCCGGCGCGCTGGGCAGCGTCCTGGGCGTGGCGCTGTTCAAGGTCTTTGCGCTGTCTGCCGCAGCGGCCGGCTCGATGATGACGGTCGGGCTGTGGCTGCTGGGATGTGCATTGCTGGCGGCCTGGGCGTTGGCGGCCTGCCTGACCTGCCTGGCCTTGAGCCGGCGCGTGTTCGTGCTGATGCTCGCGCTGTCGACGGTGTTCCTGATCTGCATTGCCTGATTGGCAATCGCCCGCCTCTGAGCACTCCCACAATTGTTACTTAATAACAAGTGCTGCCAGTCGGATTGCGCGTGAGCCAGGTCACGGATTGAATTCGATGGCCAGACCGGCCCTCTTGAGATCCCCCCCATGCGCCTGCCGCAGCCCCTGCTCCGCTCCGCTCTCTGTTTCCTTGCTCTCGCTTCCATCAGCGCCTGTGCCACTTATGACGATTCGGCCATGCACGCAGCCTGCCAGGAGTCGCCGCATGTGAAGGACCTGCCGCCTGAGGTTGCCGCCCGCGAAAGCCGATGCAGCAAGAGCGTTGAGGTCTGGTCGAGCGAGCGCAAAGGCAATGACCAGCCGCTGGACCTGAGCGGCAAGAAGAAGGATCTCTGAAAGATGGCGGCGCAGCCCTGCGCGGGCTGCGCCGGAACTCAGGCAATCGCTTCCCTGCCAGCTGAGCCCGTCCATTCCTGTACCGCCCGCGCCAGTCCTGCCGCATCGGCGCCATCACTGGCCCAGGCGACAATGCCGTCCGGACGAACCAGCAGCGCCGACAGGCCCAGCGAATCGACAGCGGGCTGCGCGATGGACAGGATGCGGGCCCGTTCAACATCAACCGCCTCGCACAACGAGGCAGCAGCATCGAACACCAGCAGCACCGCCTGCCCTGCCCGCAGCAGTTCACCCATGCGGCGACCATCGACCAGCAGGAAATCCGGCGTGCTGCGGCCCACCAGCGGATGGGTATGGCCGAGGTCCAGCTGCTGGCCCACACCCCACACGCGCTCGGCGAGATACGTGGCGCCATCACGTGTTTCTGCCAGATCGGCGACGATGGCAGCCAGTGCACGTGAGCCCGCGCTTGGGCGCATCAATGCGACCTGCGCGCGCGACCATTCCAGCACGCGCGCGCCGATCGGATGGCGTTCGGCCTGATAGGTATCCAACAGCGCATCAGCTGCCTCGCCGCGCACGACGGCGACGAGCTTCCAGCCAAGGTTCATCGCATCGCCCAGGCCCAGATTCAGACCCTGCCCACCCAGCGGCGAATGCACATGTGCGGCATCGCCGGCCAGCAGCACGCGGCCACGACGATAGGCGGTGGCCTGCCGTGCGCCGTCGGTCCAGGTGGTGGCCAGATGCAGTGCGGTGATCGTTGCTTCGCGGCCGGAGATGCGGCGCAGCAGCGCCTGTGCCGATTCGCGATCAAGTGGCTGGCGGTGGCCCGCGCCGCCGTCGAAGTCGGCCAGGGCGATCGTGCCCGGCGGATTGAAGTTGCACATGCCCTGCGCGGTGGTGTGACGCCCCGGGCTGAGTACCGTCGGATCTTCCAGTTCAACACTGAGCGAGTGGCCGGTGAACTCTGGATCGGTACCAGCAAAGCTGAAACCACACTGCTTGCGCACGGTGCTGCGGCCTCCATCGCAGCCGACCAGCCAGCGCCCGCGGAAGGCCTGTCCGCCCGCCTCGACCTGGACCTCGTCGGCCCCCATCCGCACGCTCTGCACGCCCGCACCACGCAGGATCACTGCGCCCAGCGCCTGCGCGCGCTCGGCCAGCACGGCCTCCAGCGCCTGCAGTTCCACCGCCATCTGCGTGCCGACCGGGCTGCGCAGGCGCCACGGCCAGCGACCGCTGTCGACATTGTCCAGTGCAAACGGAATACCCGCAAAGTGACCACCCAGCTTGCGTGGCTGCGAGAGCCAGTGCGCGGTTCCCGGCGGCGGCGGGCCCTTCTCCGGCTTCAGCACCTGGCCGGCTGCCACCGCGTCCAGCAGACCGCGCCGGTCGAGCGCCTCCAGCGTCGGGGCATTCAAACCGCGCAGCCCGAACGGCAGGCGCTTGAGCGGCGAATCCGGCGAGGCCGCCTGCTCCAGTACCAGCACCGCGCTTCCTGCCTGACACAGTTCACAGGCCAGCAGCAGTCCCACCGGGCCAGCCCCGGCAATGACGACGTCGTACCGCATTGGAAATCCTCGTGAGCACCGGGTCGGCGCTCTGGCGGTCGCAATGTTACACTCGGTGTACTTTTCCACAAGTGACCCGCCCATGCCCCCGCCACCCGGTCGCCGTGAGCAGCGCAAAGCCGAGACCCGACAGGCGATTTCCGACGTCGCCACCCGGTTGATCATCGAGCGCGGCTTCGAAGCGGTGTCGATGAGCGAGATCGCCGACGCCGCCGGGGTTTCGCGCAAGACGGTGTTCAACTACTTCGCCAGCAAGGAACAGCTGGTGTTCGACCGTGACGAGGAAGCGCGTCAGTTGCTGCGCGAGGGCATGGCCGCGCGCACGTCGATGACGCCGCTGGCCGCCTTCCAAGGACTGGTGCGGGAACTGCTGGACACCGGCCATCCGCTGCTGCGGATCAACGCCGGTGCGGCGTCGTTCTGGAAAACCGTGGCCCAAAGCGCCGTACTGGTGGCCCATGCGCGGCAGCTGCAGGCGCTGCTGACCGATGACCTGGCGCAGTTGATGGCTGAGTCAGCGGGGCGACCCGTCGGCGACGCCGACGCACGACTGGGCGCCTCGATGCTGATGGCGTC
This region includes:
- a CDS encoding FAD-dependent monooxygenase; the encoded protein is MRYDVVIAGAGPVGLLLACELCQAGSAVLVLEQAASPDSPLKRLPFGLRGLNAPTLEALDRRGLLDAVAAGQVLKPEKGPPPPGTAHWLSQPRKLGGHFAGIPFALDNVDSGRWPWRLRSPVGTQMAVELQALEAVLAERAQALGAVILRGAGVQSVRMGADEVQVEAGGQAFRGRWLVGCDGGRSTVRKQCGFSFAGTDPEFTGHSLSVELEDPTVLSPGRHTTAQGMCNFNPPGTIALADFDGGAGHRQPLDRESAQALLRRISGREATITALHLATTWTDGARQATAYRRGRVLLAGDAAHVHSPLGGQGLNLGLGDAMNLGWKLVAVVRGEAADALLDTYQAERHPIGARVLEWSRAQVALMRPSAGSRALAAIVADLAETRDGATYLAERVWGVGQQLDLGHTHPLVGRSTPDFLLVDGRRMGELLRAGQAVLLVFDAAASLCEAVDVERARILSIAQPAVDSLGLSALLVRPDGIVAWASDGADAAGLARAVQEWTGSAGREAIA
- a CDS encoding TetR/AcrR family transcriptional regulator, encoding MPPPPGRREQRKAETRQAISDVATRLIIERGFEAVSMSEIADAAGVSRKTVFNYFASKEQLVFDRDEEARQLLREGMAARTSMTPLAAFQGLVRELLDTGHPLLRINAGAASFWKTVAQSAVLVAHARQLQALLTDDLAQLMAESAGRPVGDADARLGASMLMASMVAAYEQGLRALSFGGDPRQAMVPLIVRGATGTLVALAGTPYTDPSARP